One window of Flavobacterium dauae genomic DNA carries:
- a CDS encoding SAM hydrolase/SAM-dependent halogenase family protein produces the protein MSVITLTTDYGIKDHFVASVKGKILSGLPSVQIVDISHCIDFYNIANASYVLFGAYRNFSEGSVHMVLVEAEMYDQPSFLLTKFNGHYFLTANNGTITLLASPEDQTEIIQLDIPDFCTDTISLFTYVAKQIVTENKFYELGTKINYNNCELLVELRAKVADDENSIKGAVIYTDHYGNAVTNISKDLFERVRKNRKFEIKAKRYRINRINQFYADFNTEAKDLREYEGDMLFIFNDLGFLQMSIYKSDYENVGNAKSLFGVTYRDTVIIEFTE, from the coding sequence ATGTCAGTTATCACATTAACAACAGATTACGGTATAAAAGATCATTTTGTGGCATCGGTTAAAGGTAAAATTTTATCCGGATTGCCTTCTGTTCAGATAGTTGATATTTCGCATTGCATAGATTTTTACAATATTGCCAATGCCAGTTATGTGTTGTTTGGTGCGTATAGGAATTTCTCTGAAGGCAGCGTGCATATGGTTTTGGTTGAAGCTGAAATGTATGATCAACCCTCTTTTTTATTGACTAAATTCAACGGACATTATTTTTTAACAGCAAATAACGGAACCATTACTTTATTGGCATCGCCAGAAGATCAAACGGAGATTATTCAGTTAGATATTCCCGATTTTTGTACCGATACCATTTCGTTATTTACCTATGTGGCAAAGCAGATTGTTACTGAAAATAAATTTTACGAGTTGGGCACTAAGATAAATTATAACAATTGTGAACTTTTGGTAGAATTACGTGCAAAGGTTGCCGACGATGAAAATTCTATTAAAGGTGCGGTTATTTACACAGATCATTATGGCAATGCAGTTACCAATATTTCGAAAGATTTGTTTGAACGTGTTAGAAAAAATCGCAAATTTGAAATCAAGGCAAAAAGATACCGCATAAACAGAATCAATCAATTTTATGCCGATTTTAATACAGAAGCTAAAGACTTACGTGAGTATGAAGGCGATATGTTGTTTATTTTTAACGATTTAGGTTTTTTGCAAATGTCTATTTATAAATCTGATTATGAGAACGTTGGAAATGCAAAAAGTTTATTTGGTGTAACGTATCGCGACACCGTTATTATAGAATTTACCGAATAA
- a CDS encoding putative quinol monooxygenase: MFVRIVKMSFHQDKIPVFLEHFHTVKEQIRNYPGNNFLEVYQDKSNPGIIFTYSVWNDETDLENYRHSNLFKEVWAFTKTLFNDKPEAWSVDKLVTLG; this comes from the coding sequence ATGTTTGTAAGAATAGTAAAAATGAGTTTTCATCAGGATAAAATTCCTGTTTTTTTAGAACATTTTCACACTGTAAAAGAACAAATACGAAACTATCCGGGTAATAACTTTTTAGAAGTGTATCAGGATAAATCAAATCCCGGAATTATTTTTACGTATTCTGTCTGGAATGATGAAACGGATTTGGAAAACTACCGCCATTCCAATCTTTTTAAAGAAGTATGGGCATTTACCAAAACACTATTTAACGACAAACCCGAAGCGTGGAGTGTTGACAAACTGGTTACTTTAGGGTAA
- the gldF gene encoding gliding motility-associated ABC transporter permease subunit GldF has product MKAILLREIKSFFGSLTGYLVIAVFLILNGIFLWIVDGQYNILQSGYNDLTPFFQLAPLVLLLLIPAVTMKSISDERKQGTIELLVTKPLSLNQIVTGKFLGAFLLVVLAILPTVLYVVILNPYGMPAGNMDLGSTTGSYLGLLFLIATYTSVGIFCSSLSDNQIVAFILAVIICFVLYMGFDQLAELFKTSATIIEKIGMSYHFKSMSRGVIDTRDLIYFVSVTLFFLTATVFNLKNVRK; this is encoded by the coding sequence ATGAAAGCAATATTATTACGCGAAATAAAATCGTTTTTTGGATCGCTTACCGGTTATCTGGTTATTGCCGTTTTTTTAATATTAAACGGTATTTTTCTTTGGATTGTAGATGGACAATACAATATTTTACAAAGCGGTTATAACGATTTAACGCCGTTTTTTCAGTTGGCACCATTGGTTTTATTGTTGCTGATACCTGCCGTTACAATGAAAAGTATTTCAGACGAACGCAAACAAGGTACCATTGAATTATTGGTAACCAAACCATTAAGCTTAAACCAAATTGTAACCGGAAAATTTTTAGGAGCATTTTTATTGGTTGTACTGGCAATTTTACCAACGGTTTTATACGTTGTTATTTTAAATCCGTACGGAATGCCGGCAGGAAATATGGATTTAGGTAGCACTACAGGTTCGTATTTAGGCTTACTATTTTTAATTGCAACTTATACAAGCGTAGGAATTTTTTGCTCATCGTTGTCAGATAATCAGATTGTGGCGTTTATTTTAGCGGTAATTATCTGTTTTGTTTTGTATATGGGGTTTGATCAACTGGCAGAATTGTTCAAAACATCGGCAACCATCATTGAAAAAATCGGAATGAGTTATCATTTTAAAAGTATGAGTCGTGGAGTGATTGATACCCGCGATTTGATTTATTTTGTATCGGTAACATTATTCTTTTTAACAGCCACCGTATTTAACCTTAAAAACGTACGCAAATAA
- the gldG gene encoding gliding motility-associated ABC transporter substrate-binding protein GldG — MKKQKNIKSFLGIAIGLIVLNIVGNYFFHRFDLTSDKRYTLSETTKAIVGKVDEPVFIEVYLEGNFPAEIRKLQTESKQLLEEFNAYNSNINFIFIDPLADENVAVQMAEQLFANGMKPINISVNDKGKQSQEMVFPWAVATQGDKNAKIQLLKNAMAASTEDKITSSVQHLEYAITEAIVKVTTEKSKKIAVIKGIGELNDVYIADFLRTLKDRYFIAQFTLDSVAVNPQKTLKELQGYDLAIIAKPTKPFNEKQIQVLDQFVMNGGKSLWMLDQVQADMDSLYNPAGEMLVYGKDQTLGEMLFKYGIRVNFDLVKDEIGSPIKLAVGQQGSETVYETFNWKFAPYVISESNHPIVKNIDAVKFDFANSIDTLKNNIKKTVLLASSPYATKVGTPSIVSLSATIQEKTDPNQLKPKQTIPLAVLLEGNFTSVYKNRVVPFKTDHYLTEGKSTKMIVISDGDVVKNQLDQEYQPMELGYDKWTNTLYGNKEFLINAVNYLLDDNGLINLRTKEVKLPLLDKEKVYANYNYIRSVIVALPLLVLIFFGIVFIYLRKKKYTK, encoded by the coding sequence ATGAAAAAGCAGAAGAATATAAAATCGTTTTTAGGTATTGCCATAGGTTTAATTGTGCTTAATATCGTTGGAAATTACTTTTTTCACCGGTTCGATTTAACTTCAGATAAGCGTTATACCTTATCAGAAACTACCAAAGCTATAGTCGGTAAGGTTGATGAACCTGTATTTATTGAAGTTTATTTAGAGGGAAATTTTCCTGCCGAAATAAGAAAACTCCAAACAGAAAGTAAACAGTTATTAGAAGAATTTAATGCTTATAACAGCAACATTAACTTTATCTTTATAGATCCGTTGGCAGATGAAAATGTGGCAGTGCAAATGGCTGAACAGCTTTTTGCCAATGGAATGAAACCCATAAATATTTCGGTAAACGATAAAGGCAAGCAATCGCAAGAAATGGTTTTTCCGTGGGCAGTTGCCACGCAAGGCGATAAAAATGCTAAAATTCAGTTGTTAAAAAACGCTATGGCAGCCTCTACCGAAGACAAAATTACATCGTCTGTACAGCATTTAGAATATGCCATTACCGAAGCAATAGTTAAAGTAACGACAGAAAAATCTAAAAAAATAGCTGTTATTAAAGGTATTGGCGAACTAAATGATGTGTATATTGCCGACTTTCTTCGCACCTTAAAAGACAGATATTTTATTGCACAATTTACGTTAGACAGCGTTGCTGTAAATCCGCAAAAAACCTTAAAAGAATTACAGGGATATGATTTAGCAATCATTGCAAAACCAACCAAACCGTTTAACGAAAAGCAAATTCAGGTTTTAGATCAGTTTGTAATGAATGGCGGAAAATCACTCTGGATGTTAGACCAGGTTCAGGCAGATATGGACAGTTTATACAACCCCGCAGGCGAAATGTTGGTTTACGGCAAAGATCAAACCTTAGGCGAAATGTTGTTTAAGTACGGCATCCGTGTTAATTTTGATTTGGTAAAAGACGAAATAGGTTCGCCCATAAAATTGGCAGTTGGTCAGCAGGGCAGTGAAACGGTTTACGAAACATTCAACTGGAAATTTGCTCCGTATGTCATCAGTGAATCAAATCATCCTATTGTAAAAAATATCGATGCCGTTAAATTTGATTTTGCCAACAGTATCGATACGTTAAAAAATAACATTAAAAAAACGGTATTGTTAGCTTCATCGCCTTATGCAACAAAAGTTGGTACGCCAAGTATTGTAAGTTTGTCGGCAACTATTCAAGAAAAAACCGATCCCAACCAGTTAAAACCCAAACAAACCATTCCGTTGGCAGTTTTGTTAGAAGGAAATTTTACATCGGTTTATAAAAACAGAGTGGTTCCGTTTAAAACAGATCATTATCTAACAGAAGGAAAATCTACAAAAATGATTGTGATTTCGGACGGGGATGTGGTTAAAAATCAGTTAGATCAGGAATATCAGCCTATGGAATTAGGTTATGATAAATGGACAAATACATTGTATGGCAACAAAGAGTTTTTAATTAACGCTGTAAATTATTTGTTAGATGATAACGGATTGATCAATTTGCGAACCAAAGAAGTTAAATTACCATTGTTAGATAAAGAAAAAGTGTATGCAAATTACAACTATATCCGTTCGGTAATTGTTGCGTTACCTTTATTGGTTTTGATATTCTTTGGAATTGTTTTTATCTACTTACGCAAAAAGAAATACACAAAATAG
- the dnaN gene encoding DNA polymerase III subunit beta produces the protein MKFIVSSSYLLKQLQVLGSVINSNNTLHILDNFLFELDQNQLKVSASDLETTMTATLEIESTSEGSIAVPARLLLETLKTFPEQPLTFTVKDNSTIEISSDLGKYVLAYLPGEEFPKAEKLEDPSKAEIGAEILYTAISKTIFAAGNDDLRPVMSGVYFQFAPTGVIFVATDAHKLVKYSRTDVTSSTEANFIMPKKPLNILKNILATAEASVMIEYNDSNAMFSFDNYTLICRLIDGKYPNYEAVIPKENPNKLIISRTQFLSSVRRVAIYANKTTHQIRLKIAGTELNISAEDIDYSNKADERLTCDYKGDDMQIGFNSRFLTEMLTNLQSDEIQLEMSLPNRAGILTPIDGLDEGETVTMLVMPVMLNN, from the coding sequence ATGAAATTTATTGTATCGAGCTCGTATTTATTAAAACAATTACAAGTACTGGGAAGCGTTATTAACAGTAACAACACCTTACACATTCTTGATAATTTCTTATTTGAACTTGATCAAAATCAGCTAAAAGTATCTGCATCGGATTTAGAAACCACAATGACAGCTACTTTAGAGATAGAATCAACCAGTGAAGGCTCAATTGCGGTTCCGGCACGTTTGTTATTAGAAACCTTAAAAACATTTCCGGAACAACCATTAACTTTTACCGTTAAAGACAACAGTACTATTGAAATTAGTTCTGATTTAGGAAAATACGTTTTGGCTTATTTACCGGGAGAAGAATTTCCAAAAGCAGAAAAACTGGAAGATCCATCAAAAGCTGAAATAGGAGCAGAGATATTATATACAGCAATAAGTAAAACTATTTTCGCTGCAGGAAACGACGATTTACGTCCGGTAATGTCGGGAGTATATTTTCAGTTTGCTCCAACAGGTGTAATTTTTGTAGCGACTGATGCACATAAATTGGTAAAATATTCAAGAACCGATGTAACCAGCTCAACCGAAGCTAACTTTATAATGCCTAAAAAACCTTTAAACATTTTAAAGAATATTTTGGCAACAGCAGAAGCTTCTGTAATGATTGAATACAACGATTCTAACGCTATGTTTAGTTTTGACAACTATACATTAATCTGTAGATTGATCGATGGTAAATATCCTAATTACGAAGCCGTAATTCCTAAAGAAAACCCAAATAAACTGATTATTTCACGTACGCAGTTTTTAAGCTCGGTACGTCGTGTGGCGATTTATGCAAACAAAACCACACACCAAATAAGATTAAAAATTGCGGGAACAGAATTAAATATTTCTGCAGAAGACATCGATTACTCAAACAAAGCAGACGAGCGTTTAACGTGTGATTACAAAGGCGATGATATGCAAATTGGTTTCAACTCACGTTTCTTAACCGAAATGCTGACCAATTTACAGTCAGATGAAATTCAGTTAGAAATGTCGTTACCAAATCGTGCTGGAATCTTAACCCCAATCGACGGATTAGACGAAGGCGAAACAGTTACAATGCTTGTAATGCCGGTAATGTTGAATAATTAA
- a CDS encoding Dps family protein, with translation MNMNILGLPKKETKENIELLNTLLSNFQVYYQNLRGLHWNIRGKRFFDLHIKFEELYNQAQLRIDEIAERVLTLGGTPLHTFEDYLKNNKLAVAKNVTTDEDAVNVIIKSLADLLVIEREILEKSDKINDEGTNSMMSDLITEQEKDIWMMQAFLG, from the coding sequence ATGAATATGAATATTTTAGGACTACCAAAAAAAGAAACCAAAGAAAACATTGAGTTGTTAAATACTTTATTGTCAAATTTTCAGGTTTATTACCAAAATTTACGCGGATTACACTGGAACATTAGAGGAAAACGCTTTTTTGATTTACACATAAAATTTGAAGAACTGTACAATCAGGCACAATTGAGAATTGACGAAATTGCCGAGCGTGTTTTAACTTTAGGTGGAACGCCTTTACACACGTTTGAAGATTATTTAAAAAACAATAAATTGGCTGTTGCCAAAAATGTAACTACAGACGAAGATGCCGTGAATGTAATTATTAAATCTCTCGCCGATTTATTGGTTATTGAACGTGAAATTTTAGAGAAATCGGATAAAATCAATGACGAAGGCACCAACTCTATGATGAGCGATTTAATTACCGAACAGGAGAAAGACATCTGGATGATGCAAGCATTTTTGGGGTAA
- a CDS encoding LysR family transcriptional regulator, with amino-acid sequence MTITQLNYVLAVAEFKNFTIAAEKCFVTQPTLSMQIQKLEEELGVKIFDRNKKPIQLTEVGKKIVEQAKNIVNESDRIQDIVEQQKGYIGGDFIIGIIPTVMPTLLPMFLNNFIKKYPKINLIVEEHTTDEIINRLQKGQLDAAIAATPLKEPELKEIVLYYEPFVGYFPDNYRKNLTKLTPDDLNLNDILLLQDGHCFTNGILNICKASKLEPSRRFELTSGSFETLIGLANEGLGVTFLPYLHTLKLNENDKKHLIEFQDPKPSREISLIFPKSELKIHIIDALKNTISGVIKGAIAFQDVAIISPKQ; translated from the coding sequence ATGACAATAACCCAATTAAATTATGTGCTTGCAGTTGCAGAATTTAAAAACTTTACCATAGCTGCCGAAAAATGTTTTGTGACACAACCCACATTAAGTATGCAAATCCAGAAATTGGAAGAAGAACTGGGGGTAAAAATTTTTGATCGCAATAAAAAGCCCATTCAGTTAACCGAAGTAGGTAAAAAAATTGTAGAACAAGCTAAAAACATTGTAAACGAATCTGACCGGATACAGGATATTGTGGAACAACAAAAGGGTTATATTGGCGGCGACTTTATAATAGGAATTATTCCTACGGTGATGCCTACGCTTTTACCTATGTTTTTAAATAACTTTATAAAGAAATATCCTAAGATCAATTTAATTGTTGAAGAGCATACTACTGACGAGATTATCAACAGATTACAAAAGGGACAGTTAGACGCGGCAATTGCTGCCACACCATTAAAAGAGCCTGAATTAAAAGAGATTGTATTGTATTACGAACCTTTTGTAGGATATTTTCCAGACAATTACCGGAAAAATTTAACGAAATTAACACCAGATGATTTAAACTTAAACGATATTTTATTGTTGCAAGATGGTCATTGTTTTACAAACGGAATTTTAAATATTTGTAAAGCATCCAAGTTGGAACCATCGCGTAGGTTTGAATTGACATCGGGTAGTTTTGAAACCTTGATAGGTTTGGCGAATGAAGGATTGGGGGTAACGTTTTTGCCATATCTGCATACATTAAAACTGAACGAAAACGATAAAAAACATTTAATTGAATTTCAAGATCCTAAACCTTCTCGGGAAATAAGTTTGATATTTCCAAAAAGTGAATTAAAAATTCACATTATCGATGCGTTAAAAAACACCATTTCAGGAGTAATAAAAGGAGCTATTGCTTTTCAGGATGTGGCCATAATAAGCCCAAAACAATAA
- the mnmD gene encoding tRNA (5-methylaminomethyl-2-thiouridine)(34)-methyltransferase MnmD — translation MDREIITTKDGSHSLFVKSMGETFHSKHGAVQESVYVYIKNGIDLIKKDTITILEFGFGTGLNALLTLQFTTENNKKVYYETIEAYPLSEKEYGLLNYDDFINSPVSLKELHKIPYGTLLNANANFSILKHHTKIEDFTTKNRFDIIYFDVFGYDYQSELWSAEILQKAYNFLNPNGIFVTYACKGIVNRRLKAIGFEVRKTQGPPGKREMVVAVKKL, via the coding sequence ATGGATCGAGAAATTATTACAACAAAAGACGGCTCTCATTCTCTTTTCGTAAAAAGTATGGGAGAAACTTTTCATTCTAAACACGGTGCCGTTCAAGAATCGGTTTACGTATATATAAAAAACGGAATTGATCTTATTAAAAAAGATACCATAACTATTTTAGAATTTGGTTTTGGCACAGGTTTAAATGCCTTATTAACACTACAGTTTACCACAGAAAATAATAAAAAAGTTTACTACGAAACCATTGAAGCATACCCCTTATCTGAAAAAGAATATGGTCTTTTAAATTACGATGATTTTATAAATTCGCCGGTTTCATTAAAAGAACTCCACAAAATTCCTTACGGAACACTATTAAATGCAAACGCAAATTTCAGTATTCTAAAACATCATACTAAAATTGAAGACTTTACAACTAAAAACCGGTTTGATATTATTTATTTCGATGTTTTTGGATATGATTATCAAAGTGAATTATGGTCGGCTGAAATTTTACAAAAAGCATACAATTTTTTAAATCCAAATGGCATTTTTGTTACTTATGCCTGTAAAGGAATAGTGAACCGCCGGTTAAAAGCAATTGGTTTTGAAGTTCGTAAAACTCAAGGACCACCCGGAAAAAGAGAAATGGTTGTAGCTGTTAAAAAACTCTAA
- a CDS encoding DUF4920 domain-containing protein produces the protein MKKLFFAFVTTSLIFACNKKENTPTETNSTKNQVTYQVFGDSISANGALSKDEMLAKYETMKPTDTLTVKFTSEIISTCKKKGCWMSLKLSNEKEAFVKFKDYAFFVPKEGAENHTTIISGKAYIAETSVDELKHYAKDAKKSQEEIDAITEPKVEYRFMANGVLIAEN, from the coding sequence ATGAAAAAATTATTTTTTGCTTTTGTAACCACTTCTTTAATATTTGCGTGCAACAAAAAAGAAAATACTCCAACAGAGACCAATTCTACTAAAAATCAAGTAACTTATCAGGTTTTTGGCGATAGTATTTCGGCTAACGGTGCCTTATCTAAAGATGAAATGCTGGCTAAATATGAAACAATGAAGCCTACTGATACGTTAACTGTGAAATTTACATCAGAAATTATATCAACTTGTAAGAAAAAGGGCTGTTGGATGTCATTAAAACTAAGCAATGAAAAAGAAGCTTTTGTAAAATTTAAAGATTATGCTTTTTTTGTACCAAAAGAAGGAGCCGAAAATCACACAACCATTATTTCGGGTAAAGCTTATATTGCAGAAACATCGGTTGATGAATTAAAACATTACGCTAAAGATGCCAAAAAATCTCAAGAAGAAATTGATGCCATTACTGAACCAAAAGTTGAATACAGATTTATGGCTAACGGCGTATTAATTGCAGAAAATTAA
- a CDS encoding branched-chain amino acid aminotransferase, producing MDLSILNDLKLTKVAVSKIDTFDFENVKFGEKFTDHMLICEYKNGEWGSLEIKPYAPITLDPSARVFHYGQAIFEGMKAYKEDNDDVWMFRPDQNFERFNKSAIRLAMPVIDETRFIGGLKELLKVEKDWVRKGLGNSLYIRPFMIATESGVIASPSNEFLFCILLSPAKSYYSGKIKVQIADYYSRAANGGIGAAKASGNYSAQFYPTKLAQEAGFNQVIWTDSTHTHLEESGTMNVFFRINDTLYTAPTSDRILDGVTRKSLIALGEHLGYNIKIEPVQVDMIVNAAKNGTLKEIFGAGTAAVVNQIEGFAYKDDYYQLPDIADKDSYALQLKEALTKLQNKLSNDPFNWTMKL from the coding sequence ATGGATTTAAGTATTTTAAACGATTTAAAGCTAACAAAAGTGGCTGTTTCAAAAATTGATACTTTCGATTTTGAAAATGTAAAATTTGGTGAAAAATTCACTGATCATATGTTAATTTGTGAATATAAAAATGGAGAGTGGGGATCGTTGGAAATTAAGCCATATGCACCAATTACTTTAGATCCTTCTGCCAGAGTTTTTCATTACGGGCAAGCTATATTTGAAGGAATGAAGGCTTACAAAGAAGATAATGACGATGTATGGATGTTTAGACCGGATCAAAACTTTGAACGTTTTAATAAATCGGCTATTCGTTTGGCAATGCCTGTAATTGATGAAACCAGATTTATTGGCGGTTTAAAAGAGTTATTAAAAGTAGAGAAAGATTGGGTTCGCAAAGGATTAGGAAACTCATTATACATCCGTCCGTTTATGATTGCTACCGAAAGTGGAGTAATTGCAAGCCCGTCGAACGAATTTTTATTCTGCATTCTTTTATCTCCTGCAAAATCTTATTATTCAGGGAAAATTAAAGTTCAAATTGCAGATTATTACAGCAGAGCAGCAAACGGAGGTATTGGAGCTGCAAAAGCATCGGGAAATTATTCTGCACAATTTTATCCTACAAAATTAGCTCAGGAAGCAGGTTTTAACCAGGTAATCTGGACAGATTCTACCCATACGCATTTAGAAGAATCGGGAACAATGAATGTGTTCTTTAGAATTAACGATACGTTATATACCGCACCTACATCAGATCGTATTTTAGACGGCGTTACACGTAAAAGTTTAATTGCACTTGGCGAACACTTGGGATACAATATTAAAATTGAACCCGTACAAGTTGATATGATTGTTAATGCAGCAAAAAACGGAACATTAAAAGAAATTTTTGGTGCCGGAACAGCAGCTGTTGTTAACCAAATAGAAGGTTTTGCATATAAAGACGATTATTACCAGTTACCTGATATTGCAGACAAAGATTCGTACGCATTACAGCTTAAAGAAGCTTTAACAAAGCTACAAAATAAATTAAGCAACGATCCGTTTAACTGGACAATGAAATTATAA
- a CDS encoding dodecin family protein — protein sequence MGIVKVIEVIAHSEISFDDAIKQAVAEASKSVRNIDSVYVKDMKCHVKDGQISTYGVICKVSFRVD from the coding sequence ATGGGAATTGTAAAAGTAATTGAAGTAATTGCACATTCTGAAATCAGTTTTGACGACGCTATAAAACAAGCCGTTGCCGAAGCTTCTAAATCTGTTAGAAACATTGATTCGGTTTATGTGAAGGATATGAAATGCCACGTAAAAGACGGTCAGATTTCTACTTACGGCGTTATTTGTAAAGTATCTTTTAGAGTTGATTAA
- a CDS encoding DUF2797 domain-containing protein encodes MQYEGVLNKMHTELLNPIQYYLVFEQSFIHLNQVIQKNIEIQHIGYQCLNCKKEKKIFRQGFCYDCFMKSPAAGDWIMRPELSTAHLGIADRDLVYEQKVQLQPHIVYLAVASDLKIGVTRKTQVPTRWIDQGASFAIAVSEVPNRYLAGITEVALKNHYTDKTNWRKMLQNQILDVDLNTAVKEIEPLLPDEIIPFYQQTNHEIFQLNYPVEKYPTTLNSLNLEKNPTFSGKLVGIKGQYLLFENGTVFNVRSYEGYKVYLNIL; translated from the coding sequence ATGCAATACGAAGGAGTTTTAAATAAAATGCACACAGAATTGTTAAATCCTATACAATATTATTTGGTTTTTGAGCAGTCGTTTATCCATTTAAACCAAGTTATCCAAAAAAATATAGAAATACAACACATTGGCTATCAATGTTTAAACTGTAAAAAAGAAAAGAAAATTTTTAGACAAGGCTTTTGTTATGATTGTTTTATGAAAAGTCCGGCGGCGGGCGACTGGATTATGCGTCCTGAATTAAGCACCGCACATTTAGGTATTGCCGACCGCGATTTGGTTTATGAACAAAAAGTTCAGCTACAACCACATATTGTTTATTTGGCGGTTGCCAGTGATTTAAAAATTGGTGTTACCAGAAAAACGCAGGTGCCAACCCGTTGGATTGATCAAGGAGCATCGTTCGCTATTGCAGTAAGTGAAGTTCCCAACCGTTATTTGGCGGGAATTACCGAAGTTGCCTTAAAAAATCATTATACCGATAAAACCAATTGGCGCAAAATGTTACAAAATCAAATTTTAGATGTGGATCTAAACACAGCCGTTAAAGAAATTGAACCCCTTTTACCTGATGAAATTATTCCTTTTTATCAACAAACAAACCACGAAATTTTTCAATTAAATTATCCTGTTGAAAAATATCCAACCACTTTAAACAGTTTGAATTTAGAAAAAAATCCGACTTTTTCGGGGAAGCTTGTCGGCATTAAAGGTCAGTATTTATTGTTTGAAAATGGAACCGTTTTTAACGTTAGAAGTTACGAAGGATATAAAGTTTATTTGAATATTTTATAA